The following coding sequences lie in one Lolium perenne isolate Kyuss_39 chromosome 2, Kyuss_2.0, whole genome shotgun sequence genomic window:
- the LOC127322855 gene encoding probable 6-phosphogluconolactonase 2, translating to MAAYEPKKNSEVRIFESSDEIATDLAEYISQVSEISVKERGYFAIALSGGPLVSFLRKLCEGPYNKTLDWSKWYIFWSDERAVAKNHADSNYKLTKEGFLSKVPILSSHVYSINDNATVEDAATDYEFVIRQLVKARTIGVSESTDCPKFDLILLGMGSDGHVASLFPNHQALELKDDWVTYITDSPQPPPERITFTLPVINSASNIAILATGVDKATAVQLAVYDSSDGPDTPTSLPSRMVQPTDGKLVWFLDKAAASSLELSDGAYEHHREY from the exons ATGGCTGCATacgaaccaaagaagaacagtgaAGTAAGGATATTTGAGAGTTCAGATGAGATAGCAACAGATCTGGCTGAGTATATCTCACAAGTTTCAGAAATTTCTGTGAAAGAAAGGGGATACTTCGCTATTGCCCTATCTGGAGGGCCCCTTGTCAGTTTCTTGAG GAAACTTTGTGAAGGGCCGTATAACAAGACACTGGATTGGTCTAAGTGGTACATATTCTGGTCTGACGAACGTGCTGTAGCAAAGAACCATGCGGACAGTAACTATAAGTTGACAAAAGAAGGATTCCTATCAAAG GTACCTATTCTCAGTAGTCATGTCTACTCGATAAACGACAATGCCACAGTCGAGGATGCAGCGACAGATTATGAGTTTGTCATCAGGCAGCTGGTGAAGGCCCGCACGATAGGAGTCTCAGAGAGCACAGACTGCCCCAAGTTTGATCTCATTCTTCTCGGTATGGGCTCTGATGGACATGTTGCCTCACTTTTCCCTAACCATCAAGCCCTTGAGCTGAAAGACGACTGGGTCACCTACATCACTGACTCTCCGCAGCCTCCACCTGAGAGAATCACCTTCACCCTTCCTGTAATAAACTCAGCATCAAACATAGCAATCCTAGCGACGGGCGTCGACAAAGCAACTGCGGTTCAGTTAGCCGTGTATGACAGTAGCGATGGCCCAGACACCCCCACGTCACTGCCTTCCCGGATGGTTCAGCCAACCGACGGGAAGCTGGTGTGGTTTTTGGACAAGGCAGCCGCCTCGTCACTCGAGTTGTCGGACGGTGCCTACGAGCATCACCGTGAGTACTAA